A single genomic interval of Musa acuminata AAA Group cultivar baxijiao chromosome BXJ3-4, Cavendish_Baxijiao_AAA, whole genome shotgun sequence harbors:
- the LOC103981477 gene encoding glucan endo-1,3-beta-glucosidase 3 isoform X2 — protein MGVDVIVFLFGLIYSGVVAKGSEDGLSSGPSLARTTDSNKEMVYEPGKQFNRFLLAETELQSSKTMPEMDVVTPITTVPVLNPTITTPTTTTPDYNPFPTTSTTPTTDPYSTPAMVTPSSSSSSSQSWCVASQTASKTGLQVALDYACGYGGADCSAIQEGGSCYNPNTVRDHASYAFNEYYQKNPIPTSCDFGGTAVITNVDPSTSTCQHPSTSTSSSVLNTTIPTGSTVFGSVPPATSGSTLMLNGMTLVITVTCLVMSLFFSSVCKIDTKDIL, from the exons ATGGGTGTCGATGTCATCGTCTTCTTGTTCGGACTTATTTACTCGG GAGTAGTCGCTAAAGGATCAGAGGATGGTTTGTCATCCGGTCCATCTCTCGCACGGACAACCGATTCCAACAAAGAAATGGTTTATGAACCTGGAAAACAATTCAACAGGTTTCTACTAGCTGAAACCGAGCTGCAATCCTCGAAGACGATGCCGGAAATGGATGTTGTCACTCCGATAACTACAGTTCCGGTGCTCAACCCCACGATCACCACCCCAACTACTACGACTCCCGACTACAATCCCTTTCCCACAACATCGACCACTCCGACTACGGACCCATATTCCACTCCGGCGATGGTGaccccatcatcatcatcgtcatccagCCAAAGCTGGTGTGTTGCAAGCCAGACTGCATCCAAGACTGGACTGCAGGTTGCTCTAGACTATGCGTGTGGATATGGCGGCGCAGATTGTTCGGCAATTCAGGAAGGTGGCAGCTGCTACAACCCGAATACAGTCCGTGATCATGCATCGTATGCATTCAATGAGTACTACCAGAAGAACCCAATTCCTACCAGCTGTGATTTTGGAGGAACAGCTGTGATTACCAATGTGGATCCAA GTACTTCAACGTGTCAGCATCCATCAACAAG CACAAGCTCATCTGTCCTCAACACGACTATTCCTACTGGATCAACAGTCTTCGGATCTGTTCCTCCGGCAACAAGTGGCTCCACCTTGATGTTAAACGGCATGACGCTTGTAATCACCGTCACGTGTCTTGTGATGTCACTCTTCTTCTCAAGTGTCTGCAAAATAGACACCAAAGATATTCTGTAA
- the LOC103981477 gene encoding glucan endo-1,3-beta-glucosidase 12 isoform X1 has translation MAIKSSKLCTWFCICYHQFLQIVSAGVVAKGSEDGLSSGPSLARTTDSNKEMVYEPGKQFNRFLLAETELQSSKTMPEMDVVTPITTVPVLNPTITTPTTTTPDYNPFPTTSTTPTTDPYSTPAMVTPSSSSSSSQSWCVASQTASKTGLQVALDYACGYGGADCSAIQEGGSCYNPNTVRDHASYAFNEYYQKNPIPTSCDFGGTAVITNVDPSTSTCQHPSTSTSSSVLNTTIPTGSTVFGSVPPATSGSTLMLNGMTLVITVTCLVMSLFFSSVCKIDTKDIL, from the exons ATGGCAATAAAATCTTCAAAGCTTTGCACATGGTTTTGCATTTGTTACCATCAGTTCTTACAAATCGTCTCTGCAGGAGTAGTCGCTAAAGGATCAGAGGATGGTTTGTCATCCGGTCCATCTCTCGCACGGACAACCGATTCCAACAAAGAAATGGTTTATGAACCTGGAAAACAATTCAACAGGTTTCTACTAGCTGAAACCGAGCTGCAATCCTCGAAGACGATGCCGGAAATGGATGTTGTCACTCCGATAACTACAGTTCCGGTGCTCAACCCCACGATCACCACCCCAACTACTACGACTCCCGACTACAATCCCTTTCCCACAACATCGACCACTCCGACTACGGACCCATATTCCACTCCGGCGATGGTGaccccatcatcatcatcgtcatccagCCAAAGCTGGTGTGTTGCAAGCCAGACTGCATCCAAGACTGGACTGCAGGTTGCTCTAGACTATGCGTGTGGATATGGCGGCGCAGATTGTTCGGCAATTCAGGAAGGTGGCAGCTGCTACAACCCGAATACAGTCCGTGATCATGCATCGTATGCATTCAATGAGTACTACCAGAAGAACCCAATTCCTACCAGCTGTGATTTTGGAGGAACAGCTGTGATTACCAATGTGGATCCAA GTACTTCAACGTGTCAGCATCCATCAACAAG CACAAGCTCATCTGTCCTCAACACGACTATTCCTACTGGATCAACAGTCTTCGGATCTGTTCCTCCGGCAACAAGTGGCTCCACCTTGATGTTAAACGGCATGACGCTTGTAATCACCGTCACGTGTCTTGTGATGTCACTCTTCTTCTCAAGTGTCTGCAAAATAGACACCAAAGATATTCTGTAA